The Gemmatimonadaceae bacterium sequence AGTCCGTCCACCGTGGCGACTTGCGGTTCGTACCCGTGCGCCCGCAGCGCGCGCTCGCGCTCGACGAGGGCACGCTCGACCTGCGCGGCCTCGCGCAGCGCCGCCTCGAGCACCGGCCGCTCCCGCGCCAGCAGCGACGGATGCGAGGCGTCGATCACGCCCATTCCCAGCGGCTCGAGCACGTGCCGCATCAGTTCGAGGTACGCGCCACCGATGGTCGTCCCGTGCCTGTACGCCTTGCGCACGGCTGCGATCACGCTCGCATCGGCCGCCGAACCCGAGGCCCGCAGCAACTCGCGCATGGCGCCATCGATGCCCTCGAGCGGCACTTCGGCCATGGGAATGCCTTCGCTGGCCGACTGCGCGTGGGCGACCCGAACGGCACCGCCGTCCTGTCGGAGCCAGGTGAACGTGGCCTCCGCGAAATCGGCATCGTCGGTCGCGGCCCAGAATACCGGTGCCGCCGGGATCCCCGTCGCGCGCTCGATGGCATCAGCGAGTTCCAGCGCCGAGAGGGCCTTGCTCAGCGTGTAGAGCGGCCCGCCGAACAACCCGGGCTGCTGTCCGGTGGTGACCACCACGCCGCCACCCTGCGCGACACGCACGAGTCGTTCATGCGCCGCCCCGGTGGCCCCAAAGGCCGGCGCCATGGCGTCCAGCCAACCGGTGCCTGCCGCGCTGCCCCGTACCGCCGTGGCGCGATCCCGCCACTCGTCAGGCGAGCAGGGTCGTCGCGGGTACCACTCAGTGAGGCGGCCGGCGATGCCGGCCCGAACCAGCGGGGAGCCGCCGAGGGACTCCGCGATCACGCGGGGCAACTGAGCCGTCATCGACACCTCGCGTCGAAGCGGCCGGACGGGAACGACGGCAGGTTCATGCCTTGTGGTATGGTTCGCGCCTAACAATGGTGCCCGCGCGGTAGAGCTGCTCCGCCAGGACGACCCGGGCAAGCTCGTGAGGAAGCGTCCACGGGGCAAGCGCCAGCCGGCGCTCTGCCACCCGTCGAACACTGTCGTCCAGGCCGAAGGCGCCGCCGATGACGAACGCCACGTCCCGGGCGGCTTCGCGAGCGGCCTGCAACCATGCCGCGAACGCCGCCGAATCGTACCCTTCGCCGTGTTCATCACAGATCACGAGGCGAGCGCCACCGACCTGCTCCAGCAGGCGCGTGCCCTCCCTGGCCCGGACGAGCGCGCTGTCGCGGCCGTTCTCGTCGCGCACCTCGACGGCCTCCAGCGGCCAGTATCGCCCCGCCCGGGTCTCGTACTCCGTGATCGCGGCCGCGAGAGCGCGATCGCGCGGCTTGCCAACGGCGACGATGCGGAACTTCACCTCAAGCGAATCGGGCGACGGCGCCGTGTGGCTCCGTCGCCCGCTCCCGG is a genomic window containing:
- the bshC gene encoding bacillithiol biosynthesis cysteine-adding enzyme BshC; amino-acid sequence: MTAQLPRVIAESLGGSPLVRAGIAGRLTEWYPRRPCSPDEWRDRATAVRGSAAGTGWLDAMAPAFGATGAAHERLVRVAQGGGVVVTTGQQPGLFGGPLYTLSKALSALELADAIERATGIPAAPVFWAATDDADFAEATFTWLRQDGGAVRVAHAQSASEGIPMAEVPLEGIDGAMRELLRASGSAADASVIAAVRKAYRHGTTIGGAYLELMRHVLEPLGMGVIDASHPSLLARERPVLEAALREAAQVERALVERERALRAHGYEPQVATVDGLSLVFSRDGQGRKARVPVAQGAAMADGSPTPLGPNVLLRPVVERAVLPTVAYVAGPGELAYFAQVSAVAAALDVALPLGVPRWSGTVLEPQIEATLRAREIGWRELETEHAVERRLAVSSLPIDLMHALDDLRRTAQERAEVFKGRLEAAGSPIDPRIVDGTTRGMTWRVDRLERRLVAAAKKREHRALHEIATARGALFPAGKRQERVLNFVPLLATWGSALLDAMRASARRHAEALVSGADLPSDS
- a CDS encoding 23S rRNA (pseudouridine(1915)-N(3))-methyltransferase RlmH; the encoded protein is MKFRIVAVGKPRDRALAAAITEYETRAGRYWPLEAVEVRDENGRDSALVRAREGTRLLEQVGGARLVICDEHGEGYDSAAFAAWLQAAREAARDVAFVIGGAFGLDDSVRRVAERRLALAPWTLPHELARVVLAEQLYRAGTIVRREPYHKA